The Mytilus galloprovincialis chromosome 11, xbMytGall1.hap1.1, whole genome shotgun sequence genome contains the following window.
taatgaaaactatccattgagttataaaaaacatatgcattattttttttgatttgaggtttcttatgactttaactacAATTAATACATGCGAATGCAAAATAATTACTGTTGTCTGTTCAGTCCAGTATGGAATTACAATGTTCAAGTTCTCAAAATGACCTCAGGTTCaataatttgttttagttttcttTGATTTATGTGCTAAACTTATTTCAGTCATACACATTGAAACTAATGGGTAACTTTCAAAATTTTCTAGTTAGACATGTTTTTATATGAATTGCATTGAttcgatttttatatttttagacaaTGCTAATACCTTTAATTGACATaacaatatctttattttcatttgtttaatttattgTAGGGCAATACAACTTAGAATCAGTTTGGTTATCTAATGTAAGTGTGTTATACCTTTGTAAGCACATAAGATTATATGAACTGACATTTAGAATTGAGAAGTTGACTAATGAATTGTaattctaaaacaaaacaaacaaatcaaacgaaattctcaaaataaatatacaatagtTATACATCGTtggaaaatttaatataaaaatagtttGAACAAGCTTTAAAAACAGGACGAAAAGAAGGCTTGCCGACAATGTACATTTGTTTTATCCTGCAATTCACACATGGCTCATGAGCGACACTGCGTTATTTGTTAAATCCAAGTCAGTACCGCTgactttttcaaataaattcaaatCGACATGGTTTAAATGCGGACCACGAAGAGGATCCCAAAATGAAACGTTACCCAGAAAGAATATCCAATTTAACGCTTTCTCAACATGAAAGTGAGTAACGGGAGACTTTATTTGTACTCAGAAAATAAAGCAgacatttatttgattatttcagGATCATATGAATACATCGATTTACTGATAATTCTTACATGCTTTATTAATCCCAATcactttaaataacaaaaactaGATCATGATTCTTAATTTGaaacatttgttaatttttagattAGTATACTTTCATCTTATACCTTCATTTCAGATTGACTCTGCATTAAATCACATACTCGGGATCATGATATGTGATGATTCAAAATGGTTAGTAGATTTTATTACCGTTAATAAATTCACGAACATCGTGATTTACTTTTGTTACGCCAAAGTATGAAAGGAGTTAATTTCAACATGCACTAgatcacacccgcgaaatcgcgggcattaaGAGCTTGGTTGAACGTATGTAAACTTTTGTggagaaaaaaattgtaaaagattTTGTGTCTAGagaatttcagttaaaaatttcATGTCTGGAGAaattcagaaaaggtatcaaaattcataggCACTTAGAAACTCTGAGCTTGGAAACAGTTTTAGCCCTCTGCCTCGTTTCCAGAGTCCGTTTTTTATTCtgttaaattgattttattttcaaatttctgtATATTGTGAACATACATATACtgtaaataaattgtactttctattaactatcaatttcaagtttcttcACCTAGGCGATCAATGCTATGTTTGGTAGAGAATCTCCGCTATCAACGGATCAAGATCATTGTCCTGTCGACCCGAGTAATCTTAAAATTTACTATGTGCAATTTTTAAATCGGAAGTCTTGTTTGACTTAAAAGCGAAATCGCGGCCATTTTTAGCTTGCTTGAAAGTATGTAggattattttttgtaaaagattttatttctGTAGAATTTAATTTACTGAAATGATATCAAGTCATATATGTACATAGAGACAGGACAATATTTTAAAGCCCTATCTCTTTTTTTCAAAGCCCGTTATTATTCTGTTTTCTGTTGTATTCCATTATTTttcgtttctgtatactatgaaaaTAGTATCTATATtatctgaaaatgaaaataaataattttgatgtggATGCTGTTTTTTGGTCATTGACCAGCTGCGGtccaaattttcaataaaaattccATTAGGGTTGAGTAAGTTATTAATTACTGAAAACTTTAACCTCAAACTTATTCTCCTtgttaacttaaaaaaataaacagtacGTTCATTTGAAAGTACGAACAATTTGCTCTCGATACtgtttttttgtctatttttgtaTAGTAAGCTATACATGGCCCATAAGTGACAAACGAGAAAACATACAatcatcattaattttttttaacattaataagtgtaaagaaaaaatataatatatggcAACTGATTTAAAGAAGCCATTATTAGAAACACTTATTCTAGAAGATAGATATCTAAGTTGTTCAAGTAACTGTGTAACTCCTCTagatattaaattatatatttatgttattgtTATTCATCAGCTTTTTTTAACGGTGTAGTTTAATAATCTAACGAAATGTTGATCAGAAATGTATCCATTATACAGAACAAAGCTAGTCAATTTTTtggatattatttatttttcaaatgatgTATAATGTTTAGTCACCATACCCTAGCTCTTAAGATTCCTCGTCATGAGAGTTTCTTCTTTTTATGTAGCATTCTAGGCTTGTCTTCGGTAATTGCGAGCTTTTTAGTAAAGGTGTTATTTTTGGTAGCACGAACTTGACTCGAGGGAATGCAAATAATGTTTCTGAATATTTATACTTAAAAAGAAACATGGTACATTTAATAAATGTTGCGGGAATCTCGTTACAGGAGATATACTTAATTAGAATTTTGTCTTTTAAAGCGATGAGGTTGACCATGAAAGACACCATGAATTTCTGAGAACACCAAACAGAGTTCAACAAAGGGAGCATGATACCTACGGTTTTGGTTATCATGTCTTCTCGGAAAAGGTAAGACTTATATTGGTATTCCTTGAAGTTTTAAACGAACAAAATTAGTTTTGTTTTACAGTGCTTGAAAGTAAATAAATCAATATTAAGGTGTTAAAATGTTTGTTCacatattaattaaaaataaagatattaatcaTATTGAATACCATTAAATGTCAATACACCGATGAAAAGAATATATAATTTACTATTAAGTTTGTAAGcgtttattcttatttttgataatttcgtttctataaacaatttcattttaacCGTAAtaagtttcatttaatttcaGCTGGTCTATGATATTGGTTTAACTCTATCGCAGAAATTATTGTATTATCCGAAACTGCCAGGGTAAGTTGTCATTTTTATGCCTCATCAAGTAAAAGATGGGGTTGATATTATTTATCCCTGTCCGTCCTTCCGTTTCATCATGGGCATATACTAGTAGTTAATTATAACTCCTCCAACAGTTTAAAATGAAGTAAGTTTTCACTGTGctggctgtttgtacatatatattgatggtgagggttttaatttttttttttaaacaaatatttgttctttttgGAAAGGGGGCTTAATTAGTTACTACTGGAATCACTAACCAGTCAAACATTGAGGTTATGAGTTCGAACCCCGTGTTGGTGAACTCGACTTCCATGTTAGTTGACTAACCGGGATTGTCAGTTCTCCgatcgaaggtcagtggtttaCTTATAATGAAAAACTGGACACCACGAAAGAGTCTAAAAGCGTTAAAAACAGAATTAAACAATCAATTCATTTGGGAGACTTTTTAACTTCGTCggttttttttagtatttacttGCATATATGAGGAACGTTTTTATACGTTTTAATTGTTTCTATACTGCACTACGTGCTCTTAAATATTACTATGCATGTctttttaaatctatttaatATTTGTGGCAAAACGACTCCAATAACTATTCCAGTAATCATTTTTAAATCTCGTTACAGGAAACCATACACCTCAGCAGTAGTAGAGCAGATACGGGGACTTGCAGACTGCAAATTAAAAGGACTGTTTACTGTTAATACTACGTATGTATTGTTTTGGTTTGGTAATTTTATAAGAATATCTAAGTTCAAATCTATTAGATTCATAGACAATGCGACGTTGCTTAGAAAgattgacaaacaaacaaaatattaaaaagaaaaccaagaaaaaaaaagCGAAGAAATTTTAACAtgtcaattataaatattaaatgaataatacttcattttaaaaattgtacTGTGTAAAATAGGATTACCAACGAGACAGCATCCCagcagagacaaaatgacataacAGTTTAGCCACTACGCTACGTATCGTTTTAGAATGCATACTCTCCATTGTGTAAATGTTGTCGTTTGATTACgcatttattacattttttttttaactctttttcaGTTTTGCTTCAAAGTACATCAGAGACGTGGTCTTGAAGGAGATAATGATTTGGCTATTGTGCCGAAGCAGCAAATGTCCATACCAATTTGCCAACAATAAATGTTTGTCAACAGAACATCGAGTTGTGAGGAAAGGATTGAGAATTTCGATTTAAATGTGTATTCACGTctcaaaaaatcaatttgtagcTAAAGTTTATTACTTCTTAAAAATACATAACAGACGagacaaaaaaaacccataaaaacTCTGATAAAAACCGATCTTCTTCTATCTATAGCATTTATAATAATAAAGCCTTGAACAATACGCAATGgcacaatttgaaaataaaatataaaatatattactatataGTGTTTCCATATTATTGCGAAAAGGGTTATGAAAAACGAttttccttttttccaaaatttgtcTTTATAATTTAAAGAATGAGATTATCAAATGACAACTGCATGTGGTTTATTGATCCGATTTCTTTTAcgaaatcttttcaaattttcCTAACTTGTCGGCTATTACGTATTCTTTCATGGTAATTTTTCGCGATACACCGAATGTTTAGTTGCGAGAAAAGCatgattatttaatttttagGAACTGATTGTActtgtatttttataattatctGGCTTTCTTTAAATGACATTCACAATGAAATAATCAATAATGAATATGCACAAGAGAACAGTTGCAGatatgtttaaatgtatttatctttaatCTTTCGTCTTGTTTTTGTAAATGTGCAGTGGGTATGTCTTGATCCAGTGTCAAAGTTTATTAGTGTTCTTCTCAACAATAGGTGTACATTCATGCCAGGAAGATATCAATAATACATTGGGGTGGTGCTTATCTGTAAAATGTTTCGTAAATGATTGGTTCTGGTTGTATTTTGGTCACTCCTCCCAATCATCCAGATTGATGGTTGTAGTAATTATTTGGACAGATATCATTTCAAGCTCGATTTGATATGCTTAATAAAATTTCTACAGGTcataaaaattgtattttggtgtaCGTTTAATATGTATTAGATATAGTTAATGATTATTTTGTGTGCccaataatgtttttatttactcaaggatttgttttgtttatcaatgttttttcagTGTCAACTTATTAagaaaagaataagaataagaattttattaggcTGAAATCCAAACAATCGGATTGTTATTATGCATTTGTATCATTCAACAATATTCTTTTATAACTGCTGTGTACTTTATTCTGAAAGAGATCGAAAACGAAATCCCGCCACTAGGGATATAAtctttaatgttattatttaccccaaaacatttaaaacaaattagatATTAAATGTTTAAGTCATTTTCGACCATCAAtcaatctttttatattttctattaatACATTTGAGAACATTTGatatcaaaatatgaacaaataatcgttttcaatatttaaaattgcACAACAGAACATATGCTCAATTTAGATGTGGAGTTGCGCCTTTAAAATTGAAACTGGTCGTTACAAAATACTAGATTTCGATAAACCATCGTGTTTCAATTGTGATAATATAGAAGatgaaaacatgttttgttaaCATGTCATTCATATGAAGATCTAAGCCAGTCTTtattaattgatataaatcatcaccataattatatgtttttaacTTTATCGGATGATAAAAATGGAAATGTTTGTAGTTCTGTAGCAGAAACCTGCCATAATGTGACGAAATAGTATTACTATTGTTTACAATGGTCTTATgaagatgatatttttttatgtgcaaatgtatatacatgtattgaatgTGCATGGTAATACTGcactttttgttgttttatcaaaataacaaaactatgttttattctgatgttttaatattgtaaatAACAGTGTCTAATAGTTCTTATAAGAATGACACAtgcattctaaattttatgaatGTACATTGAATTTCATAGTGtgttaatatttgtttgtatgtGATAAGACTATAGTAAACTATTATActttaatcagagacatatatgtctctgctttaaTATAATAGAAGCGGAAGCGGATTAGGTAAAAtgtgaaatgtcaaaaattaattttatgggtcaataaattcaaaataaattattgccattcattataaataaatttctaccAAAAATAAgactcaaagaactttttattattcatattaacaataacaacgtacgtacacacatgttggcgtatgaatacacaacgtcagagtgggcgtatcgccataaaaattgacaacattgaaaataaaactaatacttttaaccaatcagaagacagtaaatactacaaatttatttattaagacATGTTCCAAAAATAATCagttattgattaaaaaaaaatccgcaaCTTATATACGAATAATAAACAAATCTGAGAATGTATTTTTGTAGTTATAATGACGATGTGCACAGAACAAAATAAAGTTTACAATTTATAGTattatagtttttatttataCTTATTACATTTTCTTTGTTCATTGTTAGTCTGATTTCATTGTCTAAATACGTAAAATGTCTATCTGATGATGAAATGATTCATTGCTGGGTAGCTGGTGGCTTTacttcagtggcaaatatttcaggcatattCAGGGCAAGTTTACAATTTAAACAAACCATACATATACGATACGGAATGAGATGagttcttcttttattttttataagaattaCGAAAACATAGTCTTTCTATATAGTATGCACGCCCGTAACGGTGTGAAAAGGGTTCATTATCAGCAGGTCATATAttagcaggtgatgttataagtgaAGAAATAAATGGTCGATAGATGCCTACAGGGAGGGGCAATATCTGCAGTTGATGTTAAAAGTAAAGAAAGAACCTATGCAGGAGCAGATCAAGAATTTAAGGTTAAGGGGGGCACAAACgttaattgttttcaaataaaatcaaagttttattttattttctcgaTACATTGTTAACGGTCGCAGGACATTTGACGAACAAATTTTAACTACTAGGCGACATTTGAGCGCCGACATTTTCGGCCCGACATTTTCGGCCCGACATTTTAGCGAAAACTTACCTGTTTATACTTTGGGCATAAGTTCAGTGTAGTTCATAGCGAACAATTAATGGTCAAGAGTCGTTCCATGCCAATTATAATGAATAATGTCATAGTTGTCACCCAGCTATTATGTTGTTTTTTCATTGATACTACTATCAAATTGTAAGCAAcaacatattaaataaaaatacgaaGTATAGACGAATGTGCAAAATCTAGACAAGATAACCAAATGCTAGAAGAAATTTTTAACGTGTGATTAAATCTTTTAGACATTCAGTGCTGTGTTTT
Protein-coding sequences here:
- the LOC143051224 gene encoding uncharacterized protein LOC143051224, with amino-acid sequence MICDDSKCDEVDHERHHEFLRTPNRVQQREHDTYGFGYHVFSEKLVYDIGLTLSQKLLYYPKLPGKPYTSAVVEQIRGLADCKLKGLFTVNTTFASKYIRDVVLKEIMIWLLCRSSKCPYQFANNKCLSTEHRVVRKGLRISI